Proteins encoded together in one Papaver somniferum cultivar HN1 unplaced genomic scaffold, ASM357369v1 unplaced-scaffold_117, whole genome shotgun sequence window:
- the LOC113329534 gene encoding 60S ribosomal protein L37a isoform X1: MQTKRTKKAGIVGKYGTRYGASLRKQIKKMEISQHSKYFCEFCGKYAVKRKAVGIWGCKDCGKVKAGGAYTLNTASAVTVRSTIRRLREQTES; the protein is encoded by the exons ATGCAGACTAAGCGTACTAAGAAGGCCGGAATCGTTGGAAAATATG GAACAAGATATGGTGCCAGTCTGCGAAAgcagatcaagaagatggaaatcaGTCAGCATTCCAAGTACTTTTGTGAATTCTGTGGAAAG TATGCCGTGAAGAGGAAGGCCGTCGGAATTTGGGGATGCAAAGACTGTGGCAAAGTGAAAGCTGGTGGTGCCTACACATTGAA CACCGCTAGTGCAGTCACTGTGAGAAGTACCATCCGAAGGTTGAGGGAGCAGACAGAAAGTTAG
- the LOC113329534 gene encoding 60S ribosomal protein L37a isoform X2: MTKRTKKAGIVGKYGTRYGASLRKQIKKMEISQHSKYFCEFCGKYAVKRKAVGIWGCKDCGKVKAGGAYTLNTASAVTVRSTIRRLREQTES; encoded by the exons ACTAAGCGTACTAAGAAGGCCGGAATCGTTGGAAAATATG GAACAAGATATGGTGCCAGTCTGCGAAAgcagatcaagaagatggaaatcaGTCAGCATTCCAAGTACTTTTGTGAATTCTGTGGAAAG TATGCCGTGAAGAGGAAGGCCGTCGGAATTTGGGGATGCAAAGACTGTGGCAAAGTGAAAGCTGGTGGTGCCTACACATTGAA CACCGCTAGTGCAGTCACTGTGAGAAGTACCATCCGAAGGTTGAGGGAGCAGACAGAAAGTTAG